TGTTCCAGATATTTGGATCTCGGAAGTTCAACAACTGCAATATCTGGTTCAGGTTCAGAGTTAGATAGAGTAACTGGTTTATTTTCTCGTACATAGGCACGTTTTTGTGTAAGTTGTTCGAGTTTTTTTGTGAGATTTTCTGCAAAATAAGTGTGTTCTGTTCCTTCTGGAGACATTTCTAAAATTAATCCCTCAATGAGTTCCACACGGCGATCTACTAAAAGTCCGGTTTCTATCATTTTATGATAGTTTTCCAGAGAAAATTGGGCAATAGGTAGGGTTGTTTTCATGGTTAATAAATACGACGCTTTTGTTAACTATTTTTTGCTTCTAAATTAGCTAAACGACTCTTAAGTTCTTGGTTCTCTTCTTTGAGTTTATCTAATTCTTCTCTTAATTCTTTTAGTCCTTGATCTGATCCTAATTTTTTCTGCACTTTCTTAACAGCTTCTTCGGCGGCCCGTCGTACCCTTCCATCGGGAGTTCTGTCAGCTAAACTTTGTAAAATACGAATAGCTTTTGGGGTTTCCATTTGTCCCAATGCACTCGTAATAGCAACTTGAGTTAAGAAAAAAGTTTCTTGAGAAATTCCCTCTAATATGTCAATAATTTCTTGTAATTTATTAGAAGTTTGTCCAGTAGAAACAGTTCCTAATGCTCGAATTGCTGCTAACCTTAATGGTTGAGGGATTCCTAGTTTAGTATACTTGGCAATGATATCAACAGCATTATCAGAGGTTTTTAGTTGACTTAATCCACCAATTGCACCTGCTCTTACTACTTCATTCCAGCCAGATTTTGTAGTTAATACTTGGTTTAATAATTCAATTACTTCTTCTTCTTTTTCTTTTAAGGTTCCTGATAAGATACTCCCTAAACTTCGGGCGGTTTGTGCTTCTACATAATAACTAGCATCTCCTTGTTCTAAGTGAGATTTTAAGGTTTGATAACTAACCAAGGTTTTGATTTCTTGTAAGCTTTCTATAACGGCACGACGCACTCTTGCATTTTCATCATTTAATCCTTTAATTAAAGCTTCTCCTGCTTGATCTAATTTGACTTTTCCTAGTTGTTTTGCTGCTTCAAATCTGACCCCCCAAAAGGGATCTTTTGTCAAGCTTTCTTCTAAAGATTTTATCGCTTCTAAATTTCCTTTTTTTGCTAAAGCAGTCGCAGCATAAATTCGAGAAACTGGATCAGGATCATGTTTAAGTTGGGCTTTTAATTCAGCAATAGGATACTCTAATTCAACGGTTTTGAGAAAATAATTATTAACGTCAAAACTGATAAAATCCGGTTTATTTTCTAAGGGAAAATAAAAGCTTTGTTGTGGTTCATTGAGACGAATAGTTAAAGTTTTGATTGCTTTATTATCATCAATATAGCCAAACCCAATAGGAATTTTTAGATCAAATAATTCTTTGTTCTCATTGTTTTTGTCCTTGATTTGTGTTTGAGTAACAGTAAGTTTTGCCAGGGTATTATCTGCATCCCAACTATAGGTTACTTTATAGTCAGGATGTCCACCTCGGAACACATATTGATCAAATAGATATAATAAATTATATCCAGTTGATTGTTCAATAGCCCTTAATAAATCAATAGTTTCGACAGTTTTATGGGCATTTTCATTGACAAAAGTATGAATAGCTTGGTCAAATAATTCTTCTCCTAAAATGCCCCGTATCATGTGATAAACACAGGCCCCTTTTTCGTATAAATGTCTGTCATATAATTCAATTGCTTCTCGATAAATATGGGTGACAATGGGACGACGATAACGGGATGAATCTTCATCTAAATAACTTCTAGCTTCTTTTAATAAATAATAAGCAGCATCATCTTTTCCATATTCTTGTTCTGTCCATAAGACCTCAGAATAAGAAGCCATTCCTTCTTTAATCCAAGCGTGTGACCAATGTTTAATAACAACTAAATCACCAAACCATTGATGGGCTAATTCATGAGCGACTAAACTTTCTGTCCATTGATTATCAATGGCTGCTCTTTCATCTAATAAACAGCGATCTGTTAATAGGGTAGTAGAGGTATTTTCCATCCCTCCAAAAATGAAGTCATCTACACATACTTGAGCATATTTAGGATAGGCATAAAGATAACCAAATTTAGCTGAGAAAAACTCAATCATACGAGGTGTTTTCCCCATACTTATTCTGCCTTGTTCTTCTCGTCCTTTTTCTACATAATAGGTAACATCAATGTCTTGATATTTGTCTTTGATTTCACTAAATTCTCCTACTGCTAAGGTCATTAAATAGGTAGGATGGATTTGTTTTTGTAACCAATGATAAATTATCTTGTCTCCGATGATTTCTGTGGCGATTAACTCTCCATTAGAAATGGCCGTAAAATTATTAGGAACTGTTACTCTAATTTCTGAGGTTGCTAGTTGTCCAGGATAATCAAAACAAGGAAACCAAAAGCGAGAATCTTCGTCTTCTCCTTGCGTCCAAACTTGTGTAGGTTTGTTGGGATAATATTCGTCTGATCCGACAAAATATATACCCCTTTGAGGTTGGTTGACTTGATAATTAATAGTTATTTTAATCGGTTCTTCTTGTGTCGGTTGTAGAAGATGAATAGTTAACTGTTCTCGGTTATAATTGAAAGGCTGACTAATATTATTAATTAATACAGACTGAATATCTAAATCTACAGCATCGAGGGTTAATTGATTGATTCCACTGCGAACAGGAGTTAAGGTAATTGTACAGGTTCCTTGAAAGCTTTTGTGCGGAATATTTAAAGATAAATCTAGAAAAATATGATTAACTTGTCCAGGACGATCTGGGTTATAGTGAGGGGTAGCTCCAGGTAATTCAAATTTACGGTTATTGTTTTCACTGTCTAAATTTTTAATACTCATATTTTTCCAGGATGAATAGGTTTCTCGATTGAGTCTTCTTCCATTGTATCATTAAAATGGCTGAAGCCCTTACTACCGAACAAATATATATGTTGTTTGCTGTTATGATATGATGAAGTGACTATCTCAATAGTTAAATTTATCATTATTAATCATCATGAATCAACCCGATATCAATATAACTCAAAAAGTTCAAGAGTTATCCTTAGAATCTTTACAAAATAATGATCCTACAGGATGGTTTGACAGACTTTATGGAGAAGCAAACGGTGATACAACTCAAGTCCCTTGGGCTAGAATGACTGCTCATCCTTGTTTACAAAATTGGTTAGAAACCTGGCGTGGGGACATAAAAATCTATAAGCTAGACTTAATCAGGGATATAGCCCGTCGTCCTCGTCGATAATAGGCGCGTTTTTCGGGGCTTAATTGCATTAATGCCTGGGCTTCAACGGTAAATAAATCACAAGAGTCAACCCAATCTTTTCCATGAAGACCGATATAAAAGTTACTGTGTCTCCGTCGCATTTTCTTGTTTTTTCTGACTCTCCCCACATATTTTGCCAATCCTTTCTCTTTAATAATTTTTCCAGAAAATGTTGCCATTGAATAAGCTAGAGTAATCAATATAATTAAGGAAGTAAGGCGATGTCCTGTTAATTTCGTTCTTTCTAAATCATAACCACCTTTCTTAAAATCCCGAAACATTTCCTCAATACAAAATCTCTTTTTATAAGCGTCAATCGTCTCATCAATACTGGTTAAATTTGTGATAATAAACCAAGCTTCTTTTGTCTCTATTCCTCTATACTTCTTTTTCCATTTCGCCACTATATTACTGCCTATAAATCCTTTTGTTTTCGTAACTTTAACTCCTTGATAAAATAAAGACATTCCTGAAGATAATCCTAAATCTTTTAGTCGCGTCCACATTTCCTTTTCTACTTCAATATAGTTGCTTTTCTTCAATCTGAGTGCATAATAAACTCTTTTTTGTCCATGTAACCATTTTGCTAGTTCAACTGAGCAGAATTCTCTATCCCCTAAGACAACTATTTTATATTCTTTTAGAAAGAGTAATATTCGGGCTAATATACTTTTCTGTGTGTCAAAGTTACTATTACCGATGTGATCTAGCAACTCAAAATATAAGGGAATTCCTCTATTATCAATTACCAGACTTACCATCAAAATATTAATCAACCCCCATTGGGTTCTATCTATGGCAATATGTAAGACATCTCCTGTACTAAATGATTGCTTTAACCACTGTTTTATGATAGGTATCCATACTCCTTCAATTGTCAAACAAGGAATCTCGAAAAACCGTTTTAACTTTTTTCTCTTACTTTCAAATAAAATGGGACTGGGAAAATAACTAGCTAACTCATAAAACCTAATTTTCCTATATACTTGCACTAATTCTATCATGATTAACAGTATTAAATATTCCGATTTTTTCAGATACTTTGTTAAATGGTTGTTATAAATTTCTGGTAACATTTTGGGTTTAGACGGCGATCGCTAAAAAAAGAACATTTTCTTTTTACCATGTTTTGCTCTTTTCGTCATCTGGTAAGGCTTTCAGGGTTTCATGTCCCCACGCCAGGTGATTGTGACATAATTTAGCCTTAAATAGAATCTAATATTTTGCGACGTTTTTCTTCAAATTCTTCGGCAGTAATAATTCCCTGATCATAAAGTTTTTTAAGTTCCAACAAGGTGGCAGCTTTATCTTTCGATCCCACATTCCGCTTTTATGTAATTGTTTTTGATACCTGAATGTAACAATCTGATAACTTATGGAAAATTTTGTACCTTAGATTGTTTACAATAGGAGCTTAGTCCCTAATAACTTCAGTCTTATCAGGTGAGGCATGACCAAAACGGTTGCAGATGTAATGACCCCCAATCCGATTACGGTGACTCCCCAAACTCCCCTACCCGAAGCTATCCGAATTTTGGCGGAAAAGCGTATTAGTGGGTTGCCTGTGGTCGATGATTCAGGAAAATTGGTAGGCGTAATCTCAGAAACGGATTTAATGTGGCAAGAAAGCGGGGTCGAACCTCCTCCCTACATTATGATCCTTGATAGTGTGATTTATTTGCAAAATCCGGCTCGCCATGAAAAGGAAATTCATAAGGCTTTAGGTCAAACTGTTGGAGAAGTAATGAGTGATCATCCTATCAGTATTAAATCCTCTCAATCTCTTAAAGAAGCGGCTCATTTGTTACATGAAAAGAAAATTCGCCGTCTTCCTGTAATTGATGAAACTAATGGCCAAGTGATTGGCATTCTTACTCAAGGAGATATTATTCGTACAATGGCTCAAAGTTAATTAGAGAAAGGATTAATCTTTTAATTTTTGAACAAATTAGACTCAAGTTTAAAGGGTGGGGAAAAAATGACAGCCATGATAAAAAATGTCTCTAATAATGTCATTGATAATTATATTGAGCGTGTCACAGAATTAAGTCAATCGAGTCAGCATATTCCAACTACTGAAGAATTAGAAACTATCGCGGCTGAATTAGGTATTGACCCCCAAGAAATTCAGGCGGCGCAAAAACAATCTCATGATCATTTTATTCGCGCTCAAGGTTATATGCGCCTTAAACATTGGGATGATGCGATCGCAGAACTTCAAGAAGCAGTAGTTTTTAATCCCTCTAATTTAGATATGTTATTAGGGTTAGCAATGGCTCATTTAGGGCGTTGGGACATCAAACATAGTAAAGAGGATGAAAATAATATTCGCCTGAGAATTCGTCAGTGTCTGGCAATTAAACCTGACTGTGAAGACGCTCTTAATTTACTATCTCGGTTGTCTAATGCTGTTCAATGGCGTAATCGCATTTTAGCAGGAGTTGCAGTTGTTTTTGGTGGGGTAATTATTGGGGTAGGTGGCTTTTTTTTCTTCAATGATGGTTTACCTAATCCCTTTCAAAAACAGTCTAAGCTTGAGCTTTTAGAACAGAGAATGACTGCTGAAATTGCTACGTTACGACAACAACAACAAGCCTTTTCTCAACAGATTCTAGCTAATCAAACAAATAATGAGCAGCTTAATCAAAGGAATTTAGATGAGTTACAAAGTCGCTTTAATAAACTAGAAACACAACTGCAAGAACTAGAGAAAAAAGTTCAGCAAATAGAACAATCTTCTAATCAAAATTCCCCTTTACCTCCTAACTAAATTATAGCATTGTCCCGACTGATCGAGGGAGTTGCATATTAATGTTTAGTCATAGTTTCAAGAATTATGGTTCTACTGTTTGTATAGCTTAACTATGAACGAGTTAAAGTCTATTTAATTCACTTTTTCTAAGGATTTATTGATGTTTGGTTTCTCTTTTGAAGAATCAGATAAACTTTGCCAGTAAAGATTACCGATAATGCCTAAAAACAATAAATAGACGATAATTTGTCCTAAATATAGGGTTTGTCTATAACCAAATAAGGCTTTTAAAATTACTCCTGGAAATTGTTTATCGGGTAAAATTTGAGAACCATCCCAAATTAATGAACCTAATAAACAAGAATTACCAGGTATAATACACCAACTAGCAAAACTTGAGTCAATTTGAGATAGCAATAACACAGCACTATCCATATGTTTTAACACACTGAGAACTAATCCTCCAACGATTAATAAGAGAAAGATTCCCATAACTTTAAAAAAGAGACGAATGTTAATTTTTACCCCTAATTTAAACAAGAAAAAACCTAAAATTGCCGCCGTTATTAATCCAGTAATTGCCCCTAAACTAGGAATAATTAAACCTGCTTGAAACTTAGTAATAATAAACAAAATCGTTTCAAAACCTTCTCGTAAAACCGCGATAAAAACCAGTAAAAAAACTCCTTTACCCGCCCCTATTTTTTCGGTTAATGCCGCTTTAACCTCCCCTTCTACCTCCGATTTTAAGGACTTGCCTTGTTGTGTCATCCAAATCAACATCCAACTGAGCATTCCAACAGCTATTAACCCAAATAGACTGGCTAAAATTTGCTTAATGACGGGGGTATAGATACTTTGATAACTATCTACTCCTTGCAGAATTCCTGCTAAAAGAAAGCCCAACATTACACTAGCAACAATTCCCCCACCAATACCTTGATATACCCAGGAATTAAGTTGAGTTTGTCCAACTTTTTTTAAACAAGCCAGAACGATTCCCACTACTAAAGCAGCTTCAAATCCTTCTCTTAGAGTGACAACAAAGGTAGGCAAAGCGGCACTTAAATCCATCACATCAATAACGATAATTAGTTATTGACTATTATACATAATCTCGCAGCATTTTTTTTAGTTCAATATTATGAACTTCTTCTTGGCCAATCATCCCACGAGCAAATTCTTCAATGTAGATACTTGCATCTTGTACCGCTTCTAATAATTCTTTATACAAGTCTAAGGCTTTCTTTTCATGATTAAGACTTTCGGTTAGAATGGTGTGTAAACTATGCTCATAAGTTTCTTCCATTGGGGCAATTTTTAAGCTAGGATGACCTTCTAATCCGGTTAGAATTTCTCCTGCTTGTTGAGCGTGAAGTAAGGATTCATTAGCTTGTTGTTGAAAAAACTGCACAATGGGGATACGATGGGGCCCTGTTACCATCAAACTATAGTGAGTATAGCGAACAACTCCAGCTAGTTCATACTCCATAATTGTATTGAGGAGTTCTGTAGTTTTGTCACGATCAAGTTCTTTCATTGTTTATACCTGAGTGCAGAGAAGGATTCACTCTAATAACAACACTTTTTAGTTAGTCTTGTCAAGACAATTTATTTAATTGTCAAGAGATTATTATTCTATTCTAAAGCCATTTTAGATATTATTTCTTGGACAAGCTTGGTTTGCTTAATTAAATTTTCTCCTAAGCCGCTAAATGATTAGGTTTGACATTTTTTATTAAATAAAGATTAAGGTTCTCAAACAATTAAATGGTCGTTTTAATTACAGTTAATAACTAACAGTTATGTTAATGACGATGTACTTTAATATATATTTTATTGGCAATTGCCATTTAACTAATTTAGGAACTAGAATTATAGCATCGGATTTTGATCCAGGTTTTGCTATTAAACATATTTTAAAAGATTTGTAACTAGTACGAAAAAATAACAGGGGAAACCTTCCCAGGAACAGAATTAGCAAAAAAGTTTTTTGAAAGGGTTGCTAAGATGGATAATGGAGTTAATCATTCTTCTTGCATTTTAGCTCAAATTATGATTAACACTAACCGGATACTATTCTTTAATCATTCTTGAGTCTGCACTATATAAAGGGACAGGAGAAGGTTAAAATAATAGTCTATGACTCATCCATAAGAGTGCTAAAATAACAGATGAAATCTTATCTCGCTGCTGCCATTCAAATGACGAGTAAGCCTAACCTAGAAAAAAATTTGGCTGAGGCTGAAGAATTGATCGAACTTGCTGTGCGTCGGGGGGCGGAATTAGTCGGATTACCGGAAAACTTCGCTTTTTTGGGCAAAGAAGCAGATAAATTAGCACAAGCTCAAGATATCTCTCTCAAAGCTGAAAAATTTCTCAAAACAATGGCGCAACGCTTCCAGATTACCATTTTAGGAGGTGGCTTTCCCGTCCCCGTAGAGGCTGATCCCACAAAAGCTTACAATACCGCCATCTTAGTCGCTCCCACTGGGACAGAATTGACTCGTTACCAAAAAGTACATTTGTTTGATGTAGATGTTCCTGATGGCAATACTTATCGAGAGTCTAGCACGGTGATGGCTGGACAGAGTTTACCGAGTATTTATCCATCTGAGCAATTGGGCAATTTAGGGCTGTCTATTTGCTATGACGTGCGTTTTCCTGAATTATATCGTCATTTATCCCATCAAGGGGCGGATGTGTTATTTATTCCGGCAGCATTTACAGCTTTTACAGGCAAAGATCACTGGCAAGTTTTGTTACAAGCTAGGGCGATAGAGAACACCTGTTACGTTATTGCGCCCGCGCAAACGGGCAATCACTACGAAAGACGTTATACTCATGGCCATGCGGTTATTATTGACCCTTGGGGCATGATTTTAGCTGATGCAGGGGAAAAACCAGGCATGGCGATCGCAGAAATTAACCCTACTCGTCTTAAACAAGTGCGTCAACAAATGCCATCTTTGCAACATCGGGTATTTGTTTAAAGTTTGTTTTTTGGCCTATCAAATATTATTTGTTAGGCCACATAAACCGGCATAAGCAATAGCGATCGCATCTACACTATCATCAATAGGTAAATTCTCTAAATTAAACAAATTTCCCACCATTTGGGCTACTTCTTGTTTAGTAGCGCGTCCATGGCCTAGATGACATTTCCAACTAGCTTGATGTAAAAATATTGGCTCAATTTTTGCCTCTCGATAACAGACTAAATTAATTACGCCTAATGCTTGCAATACTCCTCCTGCTGCTTTAATTGTTCGGTTAAAAAATGGCATTTCAATAGCAATTCCATTAGGGTCAAATTCTTGTACTAAATATTGTAAATCTCTCTCAATTTCTGTTAATCTCTTGCAAGTAGATAACTTTTTTGAGGTTTCAATGGTTCCATAATCAATAATTAAGGGAGTTTCTGAGGCGTTTTCTTGTAATATTGCCCAGCCAACAATTGCTAATCCTGGATCAATTCCTAACCAAATTTTATCAGACATTGTACGATTGTCAATAGGGAATTATGAATCAAATATTTTTAGGCAAATATTTAACCTTACAAGATTTTTGTACTTGTAATCAAACTTATCACAAATATGCCGATAAAATTGATCCTTTTCCTAAAGATAAAGATACCATAAGGGCCTTAGAACAATTAAATAATATCATTATTGATCCAATTATTGACTATTTTAGTATGGAGAGATTTAAGTTAACCTATGGGTTTTGTTCTCCTGATCTTAAACGATACTTAAATCAAAAAGATCCGGTAACAGGGATTAAAAATGGTCGGATTGACCCTTCAAGGGATCAACATATGAGCCATGAAGTTAATTCTAAAGGTAATTATTATTGTAACAGATTAGGTGCGGCTTGTGACTTTTTAATTATTAATTTTAATAGTGATGAGTTAGTGGACTGGATTTTAAATAACAAATTACCTTTTGATTCTCTTTATTTTTACGGTAAAGATAGACCGATTCATATTAGTTATGGGCCACAAAATAAACGAGATATTTGGACATTTACCCCAACGGGACAACCTACTAAAAAAGGTATTAGTCATTGGTTACATAATTGAATAATTATTAAAAATGCTCTCCCGTATCTGTAGTGATAAGTAAACAATTTTAAAAAGTTCAAAATTCGATTAAAGTTTCTAGCGGATTTGTATTATTATTGTTGTAGACTTGCCTGCAAGTTCGTACTAATCTTTCTTTTGTGATCATGAAAAAAACTCTAATTAGTATCTTATCTTTTATTGCTAGTCTGGGAATAGTAAGTTCTGCTCAAGCTTTTTCTCTTTATGATGAAGTTTCAGAAGGAGATTTATCTAATGTTGGTGCAACTCCAACTCAACTGGGTTCTTTAACATTAGGAAACAATCTACTAAGAGCAACCTTTAATAGAGGAATTAATACAGATCCAGACTACTTTAGTTTTACTATTCCTCAAGGACAAATACTAACAGAAATTAAACTAAATTCTTGGAATACATCTCCTTTCTTTGAAGATATTGCTTTTATCGGTATAGAAGAAGGCTTAAGTTTTGATTTTGTGTTTTCTAATACTAATAATGCTAATCCTGCAGCAGGTCTTTTGGGTTGGTCCCATCTACGAAGTACACAAATAGGGACTGATAAAATTTTAACAGAAATGGCACTTTCTAATCTAGATCCCATCAGTTCAGGGTTAGCAATAGTGGTTAATGAAGAAGCAGATAATAACCCCTATACTCCTGAACAAATCGCTCAATTTCCCTCTGGGGTTACAGAAGATTTATTAAAGGCAAATCTACGGAGTGCAGGAACCATAGGAACTACAGGAAGCACTGTAGGATGGTTTCCGGGAGCAACGGGATTTAAGTTACCTTTAGGGCCTGGTAATTATTCCATATGGTTAAGACAAGGAAGTGACATCAGAATTAGTGTAGAATTAGATTTCAATACCCAAAAAGTCTCCGAACCTAGAAGTGTTTTAGGTCTTACTTTAGTATTAGGATTAGGATTAGTCACTGTAATCAGTAAAAGAAAATTTAATTAATTATCAAGTTTAATACTTTTGTTAAGAAGCAAAGTATTGCTTCTTAACGGATTTTTTAACCTTTACTTATCACTTAACCAAGTTATTAAATCTCTTTCTGAATCAAAGTCTAATAACGCTTCTCCTAGTGTTTCTAATTCAGCAAAAGATAGCTGATAAATTTGCTCAGAAAAAATAGAATTAATCTGACCAATCCGACGATTTAGTTGGCGAATAATTAAAGAAACTTCTGCTTGTTTTCCTTGTTCGAGTCCTTGTTCGAGTCCTTGTTCGAGTCCCTGTTCGAGTCCCTGTTCGAGTCCCTGTTCGAGTCCTTTTTGAATGATTTCTTGATAAATAACAGATTCTTGCATCATATCCTCTCGCAAAAATTGATGAATTATATTCTGTTTAAAGCGCAAACCGGCTAAGATTTGGCTACAACTGGCAACTTCTTGTCTAAGTTCAGTTACTTCTATTTTAGCAATTTCATCAGCAACTTGTTTCAATAAATTAGCCGGATTTTCTGTCGCAGTTAATGTGGCTAAAGGAAGTAACGCTGTTTCCTGGAGAAACAAGTCTGGAGACTGTTCCCACATCCTCATAACTTGATATTGATGATGGGTAGACTCTAAGACAAACCGATTCTCAAAAGCTGCCTGATTTTGAGTAGGTTTTAACCAAATTAACACTTGAGTAATTGGTAAACGATACTGCCAATATAATCTTACCCAATAATTTAGCATCCGTAAAGGCATAGGAGTTTCTTGCGAAATTTTAACCTGAAATTCTAAATGAAGAATTCTTTCTTGAGTGCGTAAAAAAGTAACAGAATCAGCCCTAATTGGATCAATATTTAACTCAGTTTTAAGGACAGTTACTTCTGATAGTTTTTCCCCTAAAATCCAACTCGCAAAATAGTTCGGGTATTTTTCTGATAAATATTTACATAAATTATCATATGCCATATAAACTAGAGAAAATTTGCTGTAACCTGATTATATCAGATTACAATAAACAATAACCTCTCAATCATAAATCCTACCCTATGCAGACAATTACTGGAAAAACAAAACTACTCGGTATTATAGGTGATCCCGTTGAACATTCTCTATCTCCCGTAATGCAAAATGCAGCAATTAATCAATTAGGAGTAGACTATATTTACATTCCTTTTCCTGTCAAAAACCAAGATTTAGATACTGCTTTAGCGGGATTTGCTACTATTGGAGTCAAAGGATTTAATGTTACTATTCCCCATAAACAAGCCATCTTACCCCTTCT
The genomic region above belongs to Aphanothece sacrum FPU1 and contains:
- a CDS encoding DUF4351 domain-containing protein, with amino-acid sequence MAYDNLCKYLSEKYPNYFASWILGEKLSEVTVLKTELNIDPIRADSVTFLRTQERILHLEFQVKISQETPMPLRMLNYWVRLYWQYRLPITQVLIWLKPTQNQAAFENRFVLESTHHQYQVMRMWEQSPDLFLQETALLPLATLTATENPANLLKQVADEIAKIEVTELRQEVASCSQILAGLRFKQNIIHQFLREDMMQESVIYQEIIQKGLEQGLEQGLEQGLEQGLEQGLEQGKQAEVSLIIRQLNRRIGQINSIFSEQIYQLSFAELETLGEALLDFDSERDLITWLSDK